GCTACTACCACTACTGGTTCAAGGGCAGGCGCATCCTGGAGCGCCCTTCAAGCGAGATGCTCCTCTCCGGCGAGCCGGACTTCCCCTTCTGTTTCTGCTGGGCCAACCACAGCTGGACCGCGCACTGGAACGACGGCATCGCCGATCGTTTTATAGAGCAGTCGTACAGCGACAAAGACGACCTTGAACACATCCGCTGGCTGCTGGAGGCATTCAAGGACAGCCGCTACATAAAGATAAACGGTCGCCCGCTACTGCTCGTCTACATCGTTCAGGATCTCCCGGATGCAAAGAGGACTTTCGACCTGTGGCGGGAAGAGGCACGAAAGGCCGGCGTCGCCGAGCCGTACATCTGCAAGGTCGAGGCTATGGGCGACTTCGACGACCCCGGTGAGTCGGGTTGCGACGCTGCGGTGGAGTTTCCTCCTCACCCGACAGAGACAAGGGCTAAGACCCTCACCGGGACGGACGATCTCTATTCGAAAAACCATGTCTACAGCTACAAAGAGCTGGCAGGGACTTATATCAACCGGGAAAAGCCTTCCTTCAGGGTGTTCCCAACCGTTATGCCGTCGTTCGACAACACCCCGCGACACCGGGACGGCGGGGCGTCTCTTTTTCTGGGCTCCACACCAGAACTCTACGGAGGCTGGCTGGAAGCCTCCATCGAAAAAGCCCTTGCAAACCCGCCGGAGGAACGCCTAGTCTTTGTAAACGCCTGGAACGAGTGGGGGGAGGGAAACCACCTCGAACCCGATATAAAAAACGGAAGGGCTTACCTTGAGAGCATGCGTAAGGCTCTTGAGAAATCCGGAGTGAAACCGGGCACAGCGCAAACGACGGGCCGGAGCCCGGTGAAAGGATGGTCCCCGACGGTCGAGAACCGCTACGCTGACCTGCTCGCCAAACACGCCCTGCTTCAGCAGGAGATGCTCGAACGCCTCCGGGTGGAGGAGGATCTGATAATGCCTCCGAGGGTCAAGAAAGAGTACGAGACGAGCAGGCAACGGATCTCGGATCTTCAGGACGTAGTCCGTCTCAGAAACGAGGAGAACAAACAGCTGATCCGGTGGCTGAGGGAGATCAACGGCGCTTCGCAGAACCTGTTCTCCTCCCGAAGCTGGAGGGTCGCCAACATCCTCGGCGCCGCCGCCCGACGCCTGGGACGACAACCGCACCTCGTAACATCCGCCAGGCGTATCCGTAAAGTTGCAAAAGAGTTTCGGGCCTGGAGCAAGAACCGTAGAGCCAGAAACGCCGGAGCGAACAAGCCCCCCGTCTGAAGCAGGCACTCCCGCTTGCGCAGGGCCGGAACAAAGAGAACAGAAACCCCGCCCGTACCGGGAAAGAGCATCTGCCGGCCCAACTCCACTCCCGGTACTCCCCTACCTACACAGGCCGACCGAGGCCGGCCGAAACCCGGGGAGCTGCTCGCGCCCGAAGCAACCTTCCGCCCGATAACGCGTATCCCTGAAGACCCCGGAGCCCTTGCTTGATCTACGCAAAGCAAGTAATAAAATATGAGCGTGAAAGACTTAGATATGAAGGTTATTCCAGAGGTATCCGGGGGAAAGAGTCTTTCTGTGATCACTATCAGGAGCGGTGTGGAGGTTTTATATGGTCTGTGAGAATTGTGGCATACGGCCGGCGAGCGTGCAGGTCTTTCGGCAGCAGGGGGGCGGGGCGGAGACGGCGTACTTATGCACTCAGTGTGCGAGGCGGCTCGGGATGATCGGCGGCGGGGGTTCGGGGGGCATGAACCCGTTTGAGATGCTGCAGAACCTTCTGCACCAGCAGAACCAGTCAAGCGGCGGGAGCCTGTTCGAGGCGTTGACGCGGGAGGCTCAGGGGACGATCATGCGCGCCCGCGAGTCCTCTGCCGGGACGACGGCGGAGGACGCCATCGGGACGGATCATCTGCTGGCCGGGATAGTAACCGGGGAGAGCGTGGCGACGCAGGCGCTCGACCGGGCCGGGGCAGACCTCGCCGCGATGCGCGGGCGCTTCTCCGAAGACTTCGGAGACCCCGGCGAGCGGGTCTTCACCTTCACCCCGAGCGCAAAGCAGGCGCTTCAGCTCTCGTTTGCGGCGGCGCGTCAGATGGGTGCGGCTCAGGTCGGGAGCGAGCATCTGCTTCTGGGCCTGCTCGCCGAGGGCGACGGTAACGCCTACAGAATACTCCAGCAGAGCGGGGCGGGCGACGCCGACGCTCTGAGGCGCGAAATCCTGCGCCTGCTCCAACAGAGAGGGGATCAGATGGGACCTCAGCAGGGAACGCCCGGCGGCGGGACGGGGGCATACCCCGGTGGCGGGAACTCCGGCGGCGGACAGCAGCCGCCTTCGGACAGCAGGACTCCGACGCTGGATCAGGTCTCTCGCGACCTGACCGAAGCGGCTCGCAACGGTGAGCTCGACCCGGTTATAGGTCGGGCCGAGGAGATAGCCCGCGTCGTGCGGATTCTCTCCCGGCGCACCAAGAACAACCCGGTTCTTATAGGCGAAGCGGGGGTCGGCAAGACCGCCGTCGCCGAAGGGCTGGCGCAGCGCATAGTCTCCGAGGACATCCCCGAGAGCCTGCGCGGCAAGCGCGTGCTTTCGCTGGCCGTCGGGGATCTCGTCGCCGGGACGCGTTTCCGGGGGGACTTCGAGGAGCGCATGCAGCAGATGCTCAAGGAGATCCAGCAGGAAGAAAAGAACATCGTCCTGTTTATAGACGAGCTTCACACCATCGTCGGGGCCGGCGGCGCGGACGGCGCGGTAAACGCATCGAACATGATCAAACCAGCCCTTGCAAGGGGCGAGCTTCAGGTCGTGGGCGCGACGACGCTCGACGAGTACCGCAGGCACATCGAGAAGGACCCGGCGCTCGAGCGGCGGTTCCAGCCCGTGGTGGTGGACGAGCCGACGGTCGAGGAGACGGTCGCCGTTCTCTTCGGGCTGCGCGACCGTTACGAGGCGCACCACCGTGTCCGAATCTCCGACGAGGCCATCGAAGCCGCCGCCGAGCTCTCGGACCGCTACATAAGCGACCGCTTCCTGCCGGACAAGGCCATTGACCTTCTGGACGAAGCGGCGGCGGAGGTGCGGCTGCGCTCGACGGTGCCGCCGGTGGACTTCCGGCGCATCGAGGAGGAGATCTCCCTGCTCGAAAACGAGAAGGACGAGGCGGTGCGCGGCGAGGACTACGAGAAGGCCGCCGAACACAAGCAGAAGATAGAGCAGCTCAAGCTTGAGCTGAGCGAGCAGCAGACCGGCTGGGCCGGGCAGCGCGAGTCCAACTCGCCGGCGGTCTGCAAGGAGGACATCGCCCGCATCCTCGAGGAGTGGACGGGTGTCCCGGCGATGAACATCGTCGAGGAAGAGGCCGAGCGGCTGATGAACCTCGAAGGCGTCCTGCACGAGCGGGTCGTCGGTCAGGACGAGGCCGTAACGGCGGTCTCCGAGGCGATACGCCGTTCGCGGGCCGGGATCAAGGACCCGAAGCGCCCGGTCGGTTCGTTTATCTTTCTCGGGCCGACGGGCGTCGGGAAGACGGAGCTTGCGCGCACGCTGGCCGATTACCTCTTCGGGGATCAGGACGCCATGATCCGCATAGACATGTCCGAGTACCAGGAGAAGCACACGGTCAGCCGGCTCGTCGGCGCGCCTCCGGGCTACGTCGGCTACGACGAGGCCGGGCAGTTGACGGAGCAGGTTCGTCGTCGTCCGTACTCGGTCGTTCTCTTCGATGAGATCGAAAAAGCCCACCCGGACGTGTTCAACACGCTTCTGCAAGTCCTCGACGACGGGCGGCTCACCGACGCTCAGGGCCGGACGGTCAACTTCGAGAACACGGTTATCATAATGACGAGCAACGTCGGGAGCCAGCACCTCGTCTCGACCCGGCAGTTCGGGTTCACGTCTCAGGACGGCGCGGGCTTTGAGGAGACCGAGCGGCGGGCAAGGAACGCCCTGGAGCAGGCCTTCAGGCCGGAGTTCTTGAACCGGGTTGATGAGATCATCGTCTTCAAGCCGCTCTCCAAGGACGATGTGATCCAGATAGTGGATATCATGCTCGCTCGCCTGAACGCGAACCTGCGCGGCCAGAACATAACGGTCGAGGTCAGCCGGACGGCCAAAGAGCTGCTCGCCGAAGAGGGCTACGACCCGAAGTTCGGCGGCAGGCCGCTCGCACGGGCGATACGCCGCCTCATCGAGAACCCGCTCTCCGGCAGGCTTATAAACGGCGACTACAAGGAAGGCTCGACCATCCTCGTTGATCGCGACGAGGAGAGCGGAGAACTGACCTTCACCGCAAAGGAGAAGGTGTCGTAGAGATAAAATAACAGCTCAGCAACACGAACAGAGGCTCCCCGCAGACCTATCTCGGGGAGCCTCCTTTCATGTCTTTCGAGACGGCTCCGGGTCCGTCTGCTTTTACTGCTTGACGGAGTTCCTTCCCGGTCCGCCGTTCAGGGTGTCCTGCCCCGGACCACCGCGCAGGGTGTCGTTCCCCGCGCCGCCGAGTATCGTGTCGTTGCCGGCCTCGCCGTAGAGGGCGTCCTTGCCGTCCTTGCCGTCTATCCGGTCGTCGCCGTTACCGCCTCGGACCTTGTCGTTGCCCGGGCCGCCCTCTATGCGGTCCGCGCCGTCCTCGCCGAAGATGGTGTCATTGCCCGATCCGCCACGAAGGACATCATCACCGCCACCGCCGTAGATTATGTCGTTACCGCCGAGGCCGCAGATCACGTCCCGTTCAGCAGTGCCGCGCAGGATGTCGTTGCCGGGCGTGCCGGTTATCGTACAGGCGTTCGGGTCAACCGGAGCGGGGTCTGGATCACCACCGTCGTCGGGCGGAGGAAGCATCGCTTCATCGTCGTCTTCTATCGTACCGACGCCCTGTGCATCCGAGATGGTCGCGTTGGTCGAGTTCGAGAGGTTGACGGCGAAGGTCTCGGTGGCCTCGTCCACCTCGTCACCGTTTACGGGTACATCTATCTCCTTGCTCGTCTGGCCGGGATCGAAGGTGAGCGTCCCGTTTGTCTGCTGATAGTCGGCGGGGGAGGTCGCCGTGTCGTCGTCGGTTGCGTAGCTTACGCTTGAGGAGCCGCCGGTGTCGCCGGAGCGAGTAACGGTGAAGGTGGCGTTCGTGGTCCCGGCGTCGCCCTCGATGACGGTTGCGTCGTCTATGGAGAGGGTGGGCGTTCCGATCTCGTTATCGTCCTCCGCCGACTCACAGCCACCGTCGGCGGGGAAGTCGGTGTCGCCGTCGTCGTTATCCCGCCCGTCGGAGCACTCGGGAGGGAACACCGTGTTGTTCAAGAGGATGGAGACGGTGGCTCCGCTGAAGTTCGCGACGGCAAGGTCCGGTCTGGCGTCATTGTCGAAGTCCGCGCTCGTGAGATCCACGGGCAAGTCTCCCACCTCGAAGTTTGTGGCTGCGGCGAACGTGCCGTCGCCGTTCCCCTCCAGCACCGAGATGTTGTCGGAGTTCTGGTTCGTCACCGCGAGGTCCGGGACGCCGTCGCCGTTGAGGTCCCTGACTATGACCCGCGTGGGAACGCTTCCCACCGGGTAGGTAACGGCCGCGGCAAAGGTTCCGCCGCCGTCGCCGAGCAGCACCGAGACGTTGTCGGAACCCTGATTGACTGCGGCGAGGTCCGGGATGCCGTCGCCGTCGAAGTCGCCGTTTGCTATGCCGAATGGATTGCTGCCTCCTGTCGGGAAGTTCGCGGCGGCGGTGAAGGTTCCGTCGCCGTTACCAGTGAGGACGGAGACAGTGTTGGAAAAAACGTCCGAAGTGGCGATGTCCGGCTCGTTGTCGCCGTTGAAGTCGGCGACCGTGATGTCCGAGGGACCATTGCCCGCTGGAAAGTTCGCGGCGGCGGTGAAGGTTCCGTCGCCATTGCCGAGCAGCACCGAGACGTTGTTGGAACTTCTGTTCGGCGTGGCGAGGTCGAGGTTGCCGTCTCCGTTGAAGTCCGCAGCAATGATGTCGTTGGTGTTCGCCCCCGTCGCGTAGTCCCGGGGTGTGGCGGCGGTAAAGGTCCCGTCGCCGTTGCCGAGCAGCACGGAAACGCTGTTGCCGTTGAAGTTGCCGGTCGCGAGGTCGAGGTTGCCATCGCCGTCGAAGTCGCCGCTGACGATGCCCGTAGGAGTACTGCCAACCTCGTAGGTCACGCGAGCGCCGAAGGTTCCGTCGCCGTTGCCGGGCAGCACCGAGATGTTGTTTTCGCTTGAACTCGACACGGCGAGGTCGAGGTTGCCGTCGCCGTCGAAGTCGCCGCTGGTCACGTCGAAGGGACCGTCTCCGGCGGCGAAGTCCCTGGGAACGGCTGACTCGAAGGAGGGTGGAGCCGTCCACGCCGGACTCGCCGAAAGGAGGAGCGCGGCGAAAAAGATCAGCAACGCCCCCGCCACTTTCGATATGCCTGTTTTCATATCCCTTGCTTCTGGAATGCTCGTCTGAAACATACTCATATGTCCGACGCCCTACCTCTCAGATAATGGTTCATGGCATCGGTCTCCCCGATATACCAGGCAGTATGGGACACCACACATGCGCCGTATATAACTCAATTGACGTAGTTTTTGTGGAAAAGATGCTTTCGATGACAAGGCCGGAAGCATGATCCATAAACAAATAAGCATGTCGGGGGTTGCGGGTGAGGGATGTTACGGCGTCGTTCCGAGCGGATGGAGTGGTGATAGTTCGGGAGCCAACCGCCGGGCCGCTCGGAAGGACGTTCGTTTTTCCGGACCTGGACGGTTATTCGGTAACGATACACGAAGGCTGAAACCGAAGAGGCTCGGCTGCACGGTGTGGAGCCTCTTCGTTGCGCGGATCAGATTATTCTGACCTCCTCGATGATTGCAACCTGGGTTCTCGGCTCTTCGGTGAAGTTGGCGGGATCCGCGACGGTGGCTCCGGCTTCGTCGGAGGCGAAGCCGTCGGTCATGGCCGGTTCGTTTTCGAAGGTGGGTTCGGCTACTCCGGCACAGGACGGAGTTTCCCCGGCGGGGTCTGTTGAGGCGTGGCTCCGGGTATAGGTGTTCGCGCCGGGGATCTTCCTTGCGAGGCCGGCTTGGGTGGTGCGCCGGTGGTCGCTGAACTCTTCGGTTGGCTTGTCCTGTTTTCTGTACAGGACAAAGACGAGCTTTCGGCTTTGTCCGGGGGAATTCTATGCCCGCTCGATCACGCTCGCTCGACCAGCTCCGCGACTTCGGGGACAAGGTTTTCGAGAAGGTACGGGGTCGAGAGAACGGTGTTGAAGGAAAGCGCGCCGTAGTTCTGGTCTTCGGGGTCTGAGAGGTAGACGACTCGGTCGTCCTGCACGTTCGGGAGCCGGCTGAAAAGTTCGTTTGCCCTGATGTCCTTTTCGTCCCGGGGGGTGGAGGCAAAGACGACGAGTACATCCGCGCCGCCGATGCTGCCGAATTCCTCTTCGCTGATCTCGACCGCGAAATTCTCCGAGTCCCCGGCGAGCGCGGCGACTGCCTCGTACACCGTGAAGCCGAGGTCGGTGAAGAAGCTCGTGCTGCGGTCCTTCCCGGTGTAGAAGTAGAACAGGCCCTCACCCGCGCCGATCACGGCTATCGCCGCGCCCTCCAGCTGCGGGTACTCCTCGCGGGTCGTGGTGAACCGACTTTCGAGGTCGGAGATAAGCCTGTTCGCCTCCCTCTCACGCCCGAGAGCCTGCCCGATGATGCGGGTCTGATCCTGCCAGGGAACCCCGTAGTCAACCCACTCGTCGGACTTCGGGAGGGTCGGGGCGATCCCGGAGAGCGTCCCGTAGTCCTGCTCGGTCATCCCGGAGTACAGCCCGACGATAAGGTCGGGGCTGACGCTCGCAACCGACTCGAAGTTGATGGAATCTGTCCCGGCGACCGTCTCTGGAGTCTGCTCCCCGAGTACTCGTACCCCCCGAACCACTCGCGGACCCCGACGAGCGCGCCCCCGACGGCGAGGATGGGGTCTTGATCCGTATACTCCACCGAGACGACGCGCTCCGGCCTGCCCTGAATCTCCGTCGTGCCGTACTTGTGTCTGATGGAGACGGCCTCCGAAGAACCGGAACCACCGGAACCACCGCAACCCGCCGCGCCGAGCAGCAGGAGCGCCCCGCCACCGGCGAGAAACCTTCTGCGCGAAAAGCCCGGTGCGAAGGGCAGGACCCGTTCTGCTGCAAGAGTTCTCCTTTTCAAAGGGTTCTCCTTTCCAGGCTGACCGGCATCCCGCAGAGCGGTCGCTTCGGTCTCCGGTACCGCAGAGAGCGGGTATACAGACCCGAACCCACCGAAAAAGGACCGGGGGAGCGTCGCGTGCTTCCGTTGCGTGCCGTCCCTACCCGGTCGTCTCCTCCAGCGTCGTCCGACCGGAGCCTCCGGTCGCTTCGGCGAGCATGGGTACTATCTCATCGAGGGCGAAGGGGATGCTCAGGACGGTGTTCCAGCCGAAGGCCTCTTCGGTGTCGCCTTCGAGGAAAACGGCGCGGTCCTGTTGCATGACATCGAGTTGTTCGATAAGCGGCTCCGTCTCTATGGCCTCCCGGCCGCCTTCGGTGAAGGAGATCTGATCCCACACAAGAACATCCCTGTCTAACAGCCCGACTTCTTCGCCGCTTATGTTGGCGAAGAATGAGTCGCCCGCAAGCTCCGTGAACTCCTCCGGTACGGTGAAGCCGAGCGAGGTGAAGAACCTTGAACGCGGGTCTTCCTCCGCAAACACCCCGAACGTCTCGCTCGAATAAGTCGCAACGGCGAGGCTCTGTCCCTCAAAGCCGGGGTTTGCGCTGCGGGCCTCCTCAAACTGCGCCTCCACGTCGGAGACCAGCTGCCCGGCCCGGTCTTCCCGCCCGAGAACCCGCCCGAGCATCCGGGTCGTCTCCTGCCAGGGCATCCCGTAGTCTATGTAGTCCGCCGACTGCGCGACCGTCGGGGCGATCTCCGAGAGCGTCTCGTAGTCCTGCTCGGTCATCCCGGAGTACAGCCCGACTATAAGGTCCGGCTCAAGAGCGGCGATCGCCTCAAAGTTCAACCCCTCGGGCATGTTGAGCACCTCCGGCTCCGCACCACCCGCCGCATCTTCGGCCCAGGGGCGGATCACATCGTTCTCGTCCCCGTACCAGTACCGCGCAGCGACGGGCGAGACCCCGAGGGCGTAGAGGAAGTCGTGCTCCTGATAGCCGATGGAGACGACCCGCTGCGGCTCACCGCTTACCTCCGTCGAGCCGAACTTGTGCTCTATGGCCCTCGACCCGCCCGAAGAACCGGACTCACCGCCACCGGAAGCCTCCGAACCGCAACCCGCCGCCCCTAGCAGGATCAAACCCCCCGCACCGTAGAGAAACCGCCGCCTCGTAAACCCGAAGGCCCGCGACCCACCCGAAACATCCCTCCGCAAAACCCTACTCCAATCGTCTCGCTGAAAATACCGCCCGCAAGCGCCCGGCGAGCTTCCACCCGCCGGACCAAAGTCCTTAGCTTAATGATATTGAGTTGCATTTGCTGTGATTCAGATCAAAGATGTCGGGTGAGGACGGCGGGCGAGACGACGCGAAGAGGCCCGGCTCCCAAAGACTGAGAAGCCGGGCCGGGGGTCTCTGTTTTCCGGTACGGCTAGCGCTTCTGGTACTGACCCTTGCCGAAGAGGGTGTCGCGGGTTTTATCGTCAAGGGTAAGGCCGGCTTCGGCGACCTCTTTGCCGCGCTCCATCGCCTTTTTGACGGCGGGGCGGTTCTCTACGCCCTCGTACCACTTCTTGAGGTTGGGGAAATCGTCGAGGTTCTGGCCCTGGTTTTCGTGGTTGGTGAGCCAGGGCCAGGTCGCGATGTCGGCAATGGTGAACTCGTCGCCCGCGAGGTACGCCGACTGCCCGAGGCGCTTGTCTATAACGCCGTAGAGGCGGGCTGCTTCGTTGGTGTAGCGTTCGATAGCGTAGGGGAGCTTCTCGGGGGCGTACTGGCGAAAGTGGTGGTTCTGGCCGAGCATCGGCCCGACGCCGCCCATCTGGAACATGAGCCATTCAAGCGTGCGGTACTTCTCGCGCGGCTCCTGGGGAAAGAACCGGCCCGTTTTCTCCGCGAGGTAGATAAGTATGGCGCCGGACTCAAAGACGCTTATCGGTTCGCCGTCCGGGCCTTCGGGGTCCACGATGGCGGGCATCTTGTTGTTCGGGGAGATCTGGAGAAACGCCTCCTCGAACTGGTCGCCCTCTGCGATGTTGATCGGCTTGAAGCTGTACTCGAGGCCGGCCTCTTCGCAGAAGATCGAAACCTTGTTCCCGTTCGGGGTGGGCCAGAAATATATGTCTATCGGCTGTGCCATGCTGCTCCTTGTCTTTCACGCTCTGAAACCATGCTTGCAAAATATCTTCTCTGCCCGCATATATTACCCTCACGACCGGCGGGTTAAGCGGGTCGCACACGACGGGCTCTGGATGCACGGTGGATCTGAAGCTGAACCCTGCAACGGGCTGAACATTATCGGGGCCGGGTCTGGCCGGCCGGGGACGAGCCTCTCTGTTTCGGCCCGACTCATCATACGGAAGAGGCGATGAAGCCCACGCGCAACTCCGGGCGGACGGGCCGGACGCCGGGCGCTTCAACTGGGACGAAACCTCCGGGGCTGCGGCTCGGCCGTAGCCTGGCCCGCGAGCGCGTACCACCGCGAGCGCGTACCGTCGGGAACTCGCCGCAGAATACCCGGAGGCCGCGATCGTTCTGAGCATCTGCAGACCGGAACGCTGGCACGAAAGCGCGGCAAAGACCGTCCACGCCGTAAGCGAGGTCGTAAGCAAGGTCGCGCGCCGTTGCAGCCTCGCCGGAGCGGCCTCGAAGCTCGTGGCTCGCCTGCGGCGCGTCTCGCGGCTGACCGACGGGATCATCCGTGACGGCGTCTTCGGCGGGGGCTTCGAAGACCGTGAGCACGCCACCCGCATCTTCCGAACGAACTTCGAAGAGGTAAAGCGAACCAGAACCATCCCGCCCGAACGCCTCCTTACCTACACTACAGCGTGCGGCAGAGCCGGGGACCACCCTGCCGGTTTCTCTGGGCGAAGGCACCGGCCCATGAGTTCCCTCGGCCCAACGCCGCCGCGGCCTTCCGGCGGGGGGCACCTGTCCACCGGACGGCCTCCCTTATCGCTCCGCCTGCGGCGGTGTTCGCCCTCGGGTACCTCGTCCTGCGGCCCCCGGGCCGGAGAAGGGCCCGAAAATCACTCATTTGAGCGATGCCGGAAGAATACCCGTTCTGCAAAAATTTCCCCACAGGGCTCATGCAAGGTGCGGACCTGAAGGGTGGGGATTCTGACGTATCCGCCCCGGCATGAGACGGAAAGGGAGAGAGATGAAGTACCAGAATGTTTTCCTTGCCGCTTTTTTGACGCTGTTTCTGGGGGCGTGCAGCTTCCAGTTCGGCGGCCCCGGCGGAGACTCCGGCGGCGGGAGTTCCGACGGCGGAAGTTCCGGCGGCGGGGGTTCCGGTGGTGAAGCGACCGCCGGGGAGGCGGGGGCGATAGCCAGCCGCGAGGGCATCGAGAGCGGGACGGTTCAGATCTCCGCCGAGGGCAGCTTCGTGGACCCGGCCTCCGGCGAGCAGACCGACAGCGCGGGGAGCGGCTCGGGCTTTATCATAGACCCCTCCGGTATCGCCGTTACAAACAACCACGTCGTTACCGGCTCCGCGTTTCTCAACGTTTTCGTCGGCGGCTCCGACGAGCCGACAAACGCCCGGCTGCTCGGCGTCTCGGAGTGTTCGGACCTCGCCGTGATAGACCTTGAGGGCGAGGGATACCCGTATTTCGACTGGCACACCGGGGACATCGAGACCGGTCTCGATATCTACGCCGCCGGGTTCCCGCTCGGCGACCCGGAGTTCACCCTGACGCGGGGCATCGTCTCGAAGGCCGAGGCCGACGGCGAGACGGCCTGGGCTTCGGTGGACAACGTCATAGAGCACGACGCGACCATCAACCCCGGCAACTCCGGCGGGCCGCTCGTGGACGAGAACGGGAAGGTCGTGGGCATAAACTACGCCGGAAGCACCAACGACGTGGCGAGCGGCGAGGCAAACCAGTATTTTGCGATCTCCGAAGCCGAAGCCCTCGACACCATCGAGCAGCTCAGGTCAGGGAAGAACGTCAACTCCATCGGCGTGAACGGCGAGGCCGTTATCGCCGAGGACGAATCGGTCTCGGGCGTCTACGTTTACTCGGTCGAGTCCGGGTCTCCGGCGGACCGGGCCGGGGTCCGGGGCGGCGACTTCATCACCCGCCTTGAGGGCAAGACCCTCGCCGACGACGGCACGATGGCCGACTACTGTGATGTTCTGAGATCCAACGCCGCCGAAGACACCCTCTCGCTCGAGGTCTACCGCTACGAGACCGACGAGATCCTTGAAGGCCAGCTGAATGGACGCCCCCTCGAAGCAACCGGACCGTCGGAGCAGCCCGAACCGGAAGAGGCCGAAACCTCGGACCCCGAAACCTCGGACGCCGAATCCGAGTACGTTGTCCTCACCGACGACGCCGAGACCCTTCAGGTGGAGATCCCGGGCAGCTGGACGGACACGAGCGGCTCCGGCTGGGAATATGAAGGTGAGACGGTCGGTTCAGCCGTCCGGGCCGCCCCGGACCTCGACGAATACCAGGAGACCTGGGAGACGCCGGGCATGTTCTTTGGAGCCTCGACCTCGCTTGCCTCGGAGTACACCCCCGATACCCTGCTCGATGAGTTCCAGTACGACGGCGAATGCGAAAAGGGCGAGCGGCTAGACTACAGCGACCAGGCCTACACCGGGAAGTCCGAACAGTGGAACAACTGCGGCGGCACCGGAACAAGCTTCGCCGTAATAGCCGCCGTGCCGGAAGACGAGTCCTACATAACCTTTGTACAGGTGCAGGTGGTCTCCGAGCCCGACGCCGACGCCCTGACCCGGATCATGGAAACCTTTGTCGTCAGCGACCCGTCCGGCCTTTGATCCGCGGCGGGCCGGTAGGAGGACCGTAAAGGCTACCCCCGGCCCTCCTACCGGCCCTCTCCGGCGTTACCTGACCGTAAGGCCCGGCGAGTAGAGCTTGTGTACGTAATCCTGCACCATCCGCTGCGTCGAGAAGACCGGCCCGACGGTGGTTATGGCCTCCTTCATAACATCC
This sequence is a window from Rubrobacter indicoceani. Protein-coding genes within it:
- a CDS encoding ABC transporter substrate-binding protein, which encodes MNFESVASVSPDLIVGLYSGMTEQDYGTLSGIAPTLPKSDEWVDYGVPWQDQTRIIGQALGREREANRLISDLESRFTTTREEYPQLEGAAIAVIGAGEGLFYFYTGKDRSTSFFTDLGFTVYEAVAALAGDSENFAVEISEEEFGSIGGADVLVVFASTPRDEKDIRANELFSRLPNVQDDRVVYLSDPEDQNYGALSFNTVLSTPYLLENLVPEVAELVERA
- a CDS encoding FG-GAP-like repeat-containing protein, encoding MKTGISKVAGALLIFFAALLLSASPAWTAPPSFESAVPRDFAAGDGPFDVTSGDFDGDGNLDLAVSSSSENNISVLPGNGDGTFGARVTYEVGSTPTGIVSGDFDGDGNLDLATGNFNGNSVSVLLGNGDGTFTAATPRDYATGANTNDIIAADFNGDGNLDLATPNRSSNNVSVLLGNGDGTFTAAANFPAGNGPSDITVADFNGDNEPDIATSDVFSNTVSVLTGNGDGTFTAAANFPTGGSNPFGIANGDFDGDGIPDLAAVNQGSDNVSVLLGDGGGTFAAAVTYPVGSVPTRVIVRDLNGDGVPDLAVTNQNSDNISVLEGNGDGTFAAATNFEVGDLPVDLTSADFDNDARPDLAVANFSGATVSILLNNTVFPPECSDGRDNDDGDTDFPADGGCESAEDDNEIGTPTLSIDDATVIEGDAGTTNATFTVTRSGDTGGSSSVSYATDDDTATSPADYQQTNGTLTFDPGQTSKEIDVPVNGDEVDEATETFAVNLSNSTNATISDAQGVGTIEDDDEAMLPPPDDGGDPDPAPVDPNACTITGTPGNDILRGTAERDVICGLGGNDIIYGGGGDDVLRGGSGNDTIFGEDGADRIEGGPGNDKVRGGNGDDRIDGKDGKDALYGEAGNDTILGGAGNDTLRGGPGQDTLNGGPGRNSVKQ
- a CDS encoding glycoside hydrolase family 99-like domain-containing protein; the encoded protein is MDRGFEAERYPSALWTPERLMEQSHWLMHIPFAFALTDLFRPERFVELGSHRGDSYFAFCQAVEKLSLKTECYAVDTWAGDLHTGGYPDEVFSSVEAYNNLKYSRFSTLLRCLFDEALDRFEDGSVDLLHIDGTHTYEAVRHDFESWLPKMSRRGIILLHDVAEFQDDFGVWRFWEEVRKEYPSFTFSFEHGLGVLAVGDDLPEAARLFFKDDAHAPETVHYFSMLGERVREMAGARDENGTVAPRNSPGEPFAGGNDESTLQQTVRLLAFYLPQFYPTPENDSWWGRGFTEWTNVVQAKPLYATHDQPRIPADLGFYDLRLAEAREAQASLAREHGISGFCYYHYWFKGRRILERPSSEMLLSGEPDFPFCFCWANHSWTAHWNDGIADRFIEQSYSDKDDLEHIRWLLEAFKDSRYIKINGRPLLLVYIVQDLPDAKRTFDLWREEARKAGVAEPYICKVEAMGDFDDPGESGCDAAVEFPPHPTETRAKTLTGTDDLYSKNHVYSYKELAGTYINREKPSFRVFPTVMPSFDNTPRHRDGGASLFLGSTPELYGGWLEASIEKALANPPEERLVFVNAWNEWGEGNHLEPDIKNGRAYLESMRKALEKSGVKPGTAQTTGRSPVKGWSPTVENRYADLLAKHALLQQEMLERLRVEEDLIMPPRVKKEYETSRQRISDLQDVVRLRNEENKQLIRWLREINGASQNLFSSRSWRVANILGAAARRLGRQPHLVTSARRIRKVAKEFRAWSKNRRARNAGANKPPV
- a CDS encoding ATP-dependent Clp protease ATP-binding subunit; amino-acid sequence: MLQNLLHQQNQSSGGSLFEALTREAQGTIMRARESSAGTTAEDAIGTDHLLAGIVTGESVATQALDRAGADLAAMRGRFSEDFGDPGERVFTFTPSAKQALQLSFAAARQMGAAQVGSEHLLLGLLAEGDGNAYRILQQSGAGDADALRREILRLLQQRGDQMGPQQGTPGGGTGAYPGGGNSGGGQQPPSDSRTPTLDQVSRDLTEAARNGELDPVIGRAEEIARVVRILSRRTKNNPVLIGEAGVGKTAVAEGLAQRIVSEDIPESLRGKRVLSLAVGDLVAGTRFRGDFEERMQQMLKEIQQEEKNIVLFIDELHTIVGAGGADGAVNASNMIKPALARGELQVVGATTLDEYRRHIEKDPALERRFQPVVVDEPTVEETVAVLFGLRDRYEAHHRVRISDEAIEAAAELSDRYISDRFLPDKAIDLLDEAAAEVRLRSTVPPVDFRRIEEEISLLENEKDEAVRGEDYEKAAEHKQKIEQLKLELSEQQTGWAGQRESNSPAVCKEDIARILEEWTGVPAMNIVEEEAERLMNLEGVLHERVVGQDEAVTAVSEAIRRSRAGIKDPKRPVGSFIFLGPTGVGKTELARTLADYLFGDQDAMIRIDMSEYQEKHTVSRLVGAPPGYVGYDEAGQLTEQVRRRPYSVVLFDEIEKAHPDVFNTLLQVLDDGRLTDAQGRTVNFENTVIIMTSNVGSQHLVSTRQFGFTSQDGAGFEETERRARNALEQAFRPEFLNRVDEIIVFKPLSKDDVIQIVDIMLARLNANLRGQNITVEVSRTAKELLAEEGYDPKFGGRPLARAIRRLIENPLSGRLINGDYKEGSTILVDRDEESGELTFTAKEKVS
- a CDS encoding EthD family reductase → MYRKQDKPTEEFSDHRRTTQAGLARKIPGANTYTRSHASTDPAGETPSCAGVAEPTFENEPAMTDGFASDEAGATVADPANFTEEPRTQVAIIEEVRII